A genomic stretch from Telopea speciosissima isolate NSW1024214 ecotype Mountain lineage chromosome 7, Tspe_v1, whole genome shotgun sequence includes:
- the LOC122667341 gene encoding kinetochore protein NDC80 homolog → MKREREKGREMRGGRRRPKDSIPERPSVDPRQFTATTNHRDSRDFDASFCSSHPSPHPASAAPPPPFPSTITRTNPTPSVPSTLIFPSTPSPSPSAKDITETLRFLCHRLGWPDLNKLEEDLPLLLKHLNCPIKLNKSALKAPGTPHTWLSLLAVIHWLVQIALYSDHVSSLDSNTSNFLGDNKLLLYALDSYSLYIRGEDDAIDDLDHEFTEKMEQEKNAAAEKVRLMEGEVVNLTAEIEALRTAPSASVEREKDKSLLEKDVQKFHTSIEEISNGILLVETALKEKEKELETKVKENQRICEENEELKTSIDLQTVNARDVERMKRGLQAVERDIAEAEASRNVWEEKSWDLDTALGHKFKELESLSIECNQALPLNATRLLGVYLFYTVLILRNRREDDGGGGGG, encoded by the exons AtgaagagagagcgagagaaagggagagagatgagagggGGAAGACGAAGGCCGAAAGATTCCATACCTGAGCGACCCTCTGTCGACCCTCGACAGTTCACAGCCACCACCAATCACCGCGATAGCAGAGACTTTGACGCAAGCTTCTGCAGCAGCCACCCTTCTCCTCATCCGGCATCGGCCGCGCCACCTCCTCCATTCCCGTCAACGATCACTCGTACCAATCCAACGCCATCCGTACCATCAACACTTATCTTTCCTTCCActccttccccttctccctCCGCCAAAGATATTACCGAAACCCTCCGTTTCCTCTGCCACCGTCTCGGTTGGCCCGATCTTAACAAACTCGAAGAAGACCTCCCTCTCCTACTAAAACACCTAAATTGCCCTATCAAACTTAACAAATCCGCCCTCAAAGCCCCCGGTACCCCTCATACTTGGCTCTCCCTCCTCGCCGTCATCCACTGGCTTGTCCAGATCGCTCTCTACAGCGATCATGTCTCCTCTTTAGACTCCAACACTAGCAATTTTCTCGGTGACAACAAGCTCCTTCTCTATGCGCTCGACAGCTACTCGCTCTATATCCGTGGTGAAGACGATGCCATCGATGACCTGGACCACGAATTCACTGAGAAGATGGAGCAGGAGAAGAATGCCGCTGCCGAGAAGGTTAGGTTAATGGAGGGAGAGGTCGTGAATCTCACGGCCGAGATTGAAGCACTGAGGACGGCGCCGTCCGCGAGTGTAGAGCGAGAGAAAGATAAGTCACTGTTGGAGAAGGATGTTCAGAAATTTCATACTAGTATTGAGGAGATCTCGAACGGGATTTTGCTGGTGGAGACGgctttgaaggagaaggagaaagagttGGAGACAAAGGTTAAGGAGAATCAGAGGATTTGTGAGGAGAATGAGGAGTTGAAGACGAGTATTGATCTGCAGACTGTGAATGCTAGGGATGTGGAGAGGATGAAAAGGGGGTTGCAGGCTGTGGAGAGGGATATTGCGGAGGCAGAGGCTTCAAGGAATGTGTGGGAAGAGAAGTCGTGGGATCTTGATACTGCTCTTGGGCATAAGTTTAAGGAGCTTGAGAGCCTTTCCATTGAATGCAACCAGGCTCTTCCATTGAATGCAACCAGGCTCTTAGGAG TTTATTTGTTTTACACCGTCCTCATCCTCAGAAATAGGCGGGAAgatgatggtggtggcggtgggg gttga
- the LOC122667177 gene encoding UDP-N-acetylglucosamine transporter ROCK1 isoform X1, translating to MATAKPKGPASNSDKPDGKVWLYLVLLTLQYGAQPLLSKRFIRREVIVTSSVLACEAAKVIGALILLAKEGTLLRMYKEWTLVGSLTASGLPAAIYALQNSLLQISYKNLDSLTFSMLNQTKLFFTAFFTYLILRQKQSVQQLGALFLLIVAAVLLSIGEGSSSGSSGNNHDQILFHGIVPVLVASVLSGLASALCQWASQVKKHISYLMTVEMSIIGSLCMLASTYKSPDGEAIRRHGFFHGWTLLTLIPVLSNAVGGILVGLVTSHAGGVKKGFVIVSALLVTALLQFIFDGKPPSLYCLVSLPLVITSISIYQKYPFKVKRKEA from the exons ATGGCGACGGCCAAACCGAAAGGTCCGGCTTCCAATTCTGATAAGCCTGATGGGAAGGTTTGGCTCTATCTGGTTTTGCTCACACTGCAATATGGAGCTCAACCTTTGCTTTCGAAACGGTTTATCAG GAGAGAAGTTATTGTGACTTCATCTGTTCTTGCATGCGAGGCCGCAAAG GTTATCGGTGCACTAATTCTCCTAGCTAAAGAGGGCACTTTGTTGAGAATGTACAAAGAATGGACTTTGGTTGGTTCATTGACGGCATCTGGCCTTCCAGCTGCTATCTACGCACTGCAGAATAGTCTGTTGCAGATTTCTTACAAGAATCTTGATTCCCTCACATTCTCAATGCTCAACCAGACAAAGCTATTCTTCACAGCTTTCTTTACGTATCTGATATTGAG GCAGAAGCAGTCAGTCCAACAACTTGGCgctcttttcttattgatagTTGCTGCTGTTCTCTTAAGCATTGGTGAAGGCTCTAGCAGTGGATCCAGTGGCAATAACCATGATCAGATTTTGTTTCATGGAATTGTCCCTGTCTTGGTTGCTTCTGTACTCTCAGGCCTAGCTTCAGCCCTTTGCCAGTGGGCTTCTCAG GTGAAGAAACACATTTCATACTTAATGACCGTAGAAATGTCAATTATTGGTAGTCTTTGTATGTTGGCAAGTACCTACAAGTCTCCTGATGGAGAAGCTATCAGACGACATGGGTTTTTTCATGGCTGGACTCTATTAACTCTG ATACCAGTTCTATCCAATGCTGTTGGTGGGATCCTTGTTGGACTTGTTACAAGCCATGCAGGTGGTGTCAAAAAG GGGTTTGTGATTGTTTCGGCACTATTAGTGACGGCCTTGCTCCAATTTATTTTTGATGGAAAGCCTCCTTCACTGTACTGCCTTGTGTCTCTGCCACTTGTGATTACTAGCATTTCAATTTACCAGAAATATCCTTTTAAGGTCAAGAGGAAGGAAGCTTAG
- the LOC122667177 gene encoding UDP-N-acetylglucosamine transporter ROCK1 isoform X2, with protein sequence MATAKPKGPASNSDKPDGKVWLYLVLLTLQYGAQPLLSKRFIRREVIVTSSVLACEVIGALILLAKEGTLLRMYKEWTLVGSLTASGLPAAIYALQNSLLQISYKNLDSLTFSMLNQTKLFFTAFFTYLILRQKQSVQQLGALFLLIVAAVLLSIGEGSSSGSSGNNHDQILFHGIVPVLVASVLSGLASALCQWASQVKKHISYLMTVEMSIIGSLCMLASTYKSPDGEAIRRHGFFHGWTLLTLIPVLSNAVGGILVGLVTSHAGGVKKGFVIVSALLVTALLQFIFDGKPPSLYCLVSLPLVITSISIYQKYPFKVKRKEA encoded by the exons ATGGCGACGGCCAAACCGAAAGGTCCGGCTTCCAATTCTGATAAGCCTGATGGGAAGGTTTGGCTCTATCTGGTTTTGCTCACACTGCAATATGGAGCTCAACCTTTGCTTTCGAAACGGTTTATCAG GAGAGAAGTTATTGTGACTTCATCTGTTCTTGCATGCGAG GTTATCGGTGCACTAATTCTCCTAGCTAAAGAGGGCACTTTGTTGAGAATGTACAAAGAATGGACTTTGGTTGGTTCATTGACGGCATCTGGCCTTCCAGCTGCTATCTACGCACTGCAGAATAGTCTGTTGCAGATTTCTTACAAGAATCTTGATTCCCTCACATTCTCAATGCTCAACCAGACAAAGCTATTCTTCACAGCTTTCTTTACGTATCTGATATTGAG GCAGAAGCAGTCAGTCCAACAACTTGGCgctcttttcttattgatagTTGCTGCTGTTCTCTTAAGCATTGGTGAAGGCTCTAGCAGTGGATCCAGTGGCAATAACCATGATCAGATTTTGTTTCATGGAATTGTCCCTGTCTTGGTTGCTTCTGTACTCTCAGGCCTAGCTTCAGCCCTTTGCCAGTGGGCTTCTCAG GTGAAGAAACACATTTCATACTTAATGACCGTAGAAATGTCAATTATTGGTAGTCTTTGTATGTTGGCAAGTACCTACAAGTCTCCTGATGGAGAAGCTATCAGACGACATGGGTTTTTTCATGGCTGGACTCTATTAACTCTG ATACCAGTTCTATCCAATGCTGTTGGTGGGATCCTTGTTGGACTTGTTACAAGCCATGCAGGTGGTGTCAAAAAG GGGTTTGTGATTGTTTCGGCACTATTAGTGACGGCCTTGCTCCAATTTATTTTTGATGGAAAGCCTCCTTCACTGTACTGCCTTGTGTCTCTGCCACTTGTGATTACTAGCATTTCAATTTACCAGAAATATCCTTTTAAGGTCAAGAGGAAGGAAGCTTAG